Below is a genomic region from Mesorhizobium sp..
CCGGGCGGCAACCGACATCGACGCGGAGAGATCGGGATCGTCCGCAAGCCGGCTAACGGCAGCCGCAAGAGCTTCCGGGTCGCGCGAGTCGATCAGGAACCCGTCCACCCCCTCGCTCACCACTTCGCGCGCACCGCCGAGCGGCGGCGCGATGACGGGGATTCCGAAGCACATCGCTTCGGCCAGCGTCAGGCCGAACGTTTCGATCCACATGTCGACGCGCGACAGGTTCACCACCAGGTCGGCAGTCGCGTAGAAACGCGCCGGGTCGTCCGTGCGGGGATGGACCCGCACATTGGCGGGGACCGGACGGCGTCCGAAATATCGGGCGATTTCGTCGGCATCGGCGTTGAGCACCAGGGTGAATGCCATGTCGGACCGATCGGCCATCGCCAGCGCCAGGCGCAGGAATTCGGGTATGCCCTTGAAGTCGCGAGCGGAGGCGAGCATCAGAACCTCGAACGCACCGCTGCGGCGCACGCGATAGGGCGTCGACCGGCCTTTCGCCTGCAGAGCCGGCGCTACCGGATTGGCCAGCACCATGGCGCGCCGCGCGGGGATCGGTAGCCGCGACAGATGATCGTTCGAGACGTAGATCAGGAGATCCGCCGTGCGCGCGGCGATGCCCGTCAGGAAACGGCGCAGCGGCGCCGGGGACAGGGACACCTCATGGACGTGGCAGATCAGCCTCCGATGGTTGACCTTGGCCCAGATCGCCGCGCCGAAGGGCAGCAACGTATTCATATAGATGACGGCGTCGGACGGGATGTCTTTCGCCCGGCTCAGCATGCGGTAGAGATGGAACTGGCTGAGCAGCAGCGTGAACAGGGTGACGACGCGGAACCGGCTGCGTCGGTACCAGTAGCGGCGCCTCGATGCCGCGGCGGTCTCCAGAACGCCCTGTCCTTGCGAGCCGACATAGAGCAGGTTGCCGGCGCCGCCCGCTGCCAGCGCCTCGATGGCGCTGCACAGAACGCGCGGA
It encodes:
- a CDS encoding glycosyltransferase family 4 protein, with amino-acid sequence MIVFCHLLNDRSGSPRVLCSAIEALAAGGAGNLLYVGSQGQGVLETAAASRRRYWYRRSRFRVVTLFTLLLSQFHLYRMLSRAKDIPSDAVIYMNTLLPFGAAIWAKVNHRRLICHVHEVSLSPAPLRRFLTGIAARTADLLIYVSNDHLSRLPIPARRAMVLANPVAPALQAKGRSTPYRVRRSGAFEVLMLASARDFKGIPEFLRLALAMADRSDMAFTLVLNADADEIARYFGRRPVPANVRVHPRTDDPARFYATADLVVNLSRVDMWIETFGLTLAEAMCFGIPVIAPPLGGAREVVSEGVDGFLIDSRDPEALAAAVSRLADDPDLSASMSVAARRKAEQFSQIAFASGLRSQVEALRAEAEFA